One window of Cygnus atratus isolate AKBS03 ecotype Queensland, Australia chromosome 17, CAtr_DNAZoo_HiC_assembly, whole genome shotgun sequence genomic DNA carries:
- the PRODH gene encoding proline dehydrogenase 1, mitochondrial — protein sequence MVPRSAVRALCATAAPRGAPRSVPGAAPPPPAAGRGRGPGPGPRPRPVPPPPAVDFGDSREAFRSKSSAELLRGLLVLGLCAVGPLVEHNRELLQLGRRVLGRALFERLMKMTFYGQFVAGEDQEAIKPLIRRNRAFGVGAVLDYSVEEDLGPAPAGRQPLPSCTSAAEKETGGAEQREKQYHAHRGSGSHRNGVTSARTYFYADEAKCDQHMETFLRCIDASSGSSEDGFSAIKLTALGRPQFLLQFSEVLVKWRWFFHQMAVEQGQRGQTALEMKLEVEKLQEALANLGIATKAESQHWLTGKNLGVSGTVDLLAWNSLIDSRTKFSKLLLIPNMKTRQLEPLFSHFTEEEDQQMKRMLQRMDILAKRATETGVRLMVDAEQSYFQPAISRLTLEMQRRFNREQAIIFNTHQCYLKEAYNNVTVDVELSRREGWHFSTKLVRGAYMEQERERAAKFGYEDPINPTYEKTNEMYHRCLDYILEEIKHSQKASVMVASHNEDTIKFTLQRMMELGIHPSEKNVCFGQLLGMCDQITFPLGQAGFPVYKYVPYGPVDEVLPYLSRRAQENRGFMQRANQERDLLWREFKRRLFAGTIFSPNP from the exons ATGGTTCCGCGGAGCGCCGTGCGGGCTCTCTGCGCCACCGCCGCCCCCCGGGGCGCCCCGCGCTCCgtgcccggggccgccccgccgccgccggccgcgggTAGGGGTAggggtcccggtcccggtccccgtCCCCGGCCGGTGCCTCCGCCGCCCGCCGTGGATTTCGGGGATTCCCGGGAGGCGTTCCGCAGCAAGAGCAGCGCCGAGCTGCtgagggggctgctggtgctggggctgtgcgcCGTGGGGCCGCTGGTGGAGCATAACCGGGAG ctgctgcagctcggCCGGCGGGTGCTGGGCCGGGCGCTGTTCGAGCGGCTGATGAAGATGACCTTCTACGGGCAGTTCGTGGCCGGGGAGGACCAGGAGGCCATCAAGCCCCTCATCCGCCGGAACCGGGCCTTCGGCGTGGGCGCCGTGCTGGACTACAGCGTGGAGGAGGACCTGGGCCCCGCGCCGGCCGGGCGCCAGCCGCTGCC CTCCTGCACCTCTGCAGCCGAGAAGGAGACAGGAG GAGCggagcagagggagaagcaGTACCATGCCCATCGTGGATCTGGGAGTCACCGCAATGGAGTCACCAGCGCCCGCACGTATTTCTATGCTGATGAGGCCAAATGTGACCAGCACATGGAGACTTTCCTCCGCTGCATCGATGCCTCAA GTGGCAGCTCAGAGGACGGCTTCTCAGCCATCAAGCTGACAGCGCTGGGCAGGCCTCAGTTCCTG CTGCAGTTCTCAGAGGTGCTGGTGAAGTGGCGGTGGTTCTTCCACCAAATGGCTGTGGAGCAGGGCCAGCGTGGGCAGACAGCACTGGAGATGAAGCTGGAGGTGGAGAAGCTGCAG GAGGCCCTGGCCAACCTCGGCATTGCGACCAAGGCAGAGAGCCAGCACTGGTTGACGGGCAAGAACCTGGGTGTGAGCGG CACTGTGGACCTGCTGGCCTGGAACAGCCTGATCGACAGCCGCACCAAGTTCTCCAAGCTGCTGCTCATCCCCAACATGAAG ACCAGGCAGCTCGAGCCGCTGTTCTCACACTTCACCGAGGAGGAGGATCAGCAGATGAAACGGATGCTGCAGCGGATGGACATCCTCGCCAAG AGAGCCACGGAGACGGGCGTGAGGCTGATGGTGGACGCAGAGCAGAGCTACTTCCAGCCAGCCATCAGCCGCCTCACCCTGGAGATGCAGCGGCGGTTCAACAGGGAGCAGGCAATCATCTTCAACACCCACCAGTGCTACCTGAAG GAGGCTTACAACAATGTGACCGTGGACGTGGAGCTGTCACGCCGGGAGGGCTGGCACTTCAGCACCAAGCTGGTCCGCGGCGCCTACATGGAGCAGGAGCGGGAGAGAGCAGCAAAGTTTGGCTATGAGGATCCCATCAACCCCACTTATGAGAAGACCAATGAGATGTACCACAG GTGCCTAGACTATATCCTGGAGGAGATCAAGCACAGCCAGAAAGCTAGTGTGATGGTGGCATCTCACAACGAGGACACGATCAAATTCACCTTGCAGAG GATGATGGAACTTGGGATCCATCCTTCGGAGAAGAACGTCTGCtttgggcagctgctgggcatgTGTGACCAGATCACTTTCCCCCTGG GTCAGGCTGGTTTTCCTGTCTACAAGTACGTGCCCTATGGCCCAGTGGATGAGGTGCTGCCCTACCTGTCCCGCCGAGCCCAGGAGAACAGGGGCTTCATGCAGAGAGCGAACCAGGAGCGGGATCTACTCTGGAGGGAGTTCAAGAGACGACTCTTTGCGGGCACCATCTTCAGCCCCAACCCCTAA